One Zingiber officinale cultivar Zhangliang chromosome 10B, Zo_v1.1, whole genome shotgun sequence genomic window, CTAGCCCACTGGCATCCAGGCCAGGCACTGCTGAGGAGAGATTCTTAGGACTCCACTGAGGATACTCATGCCAATTTGCTAGTTTATTTACTCCTGGCCAGAGTTGTTCACTTGGTGTGCCAAGTAACCTGTATCATCATCGATGTGGTTACCAACTTAGCCTAGAAATCTAACAGAATTACAAGCTTCTGATTGAGAAATAAATTTACCTGAAGATGTGAAGAAGCTGCTGTAGCTCAGAGTCACCAGGAAAGAGCGGGTTAGTTGTGACTAGTTCAGCTACAATCGAACGATAGTTTCAATGTTATTTTAATGAACTTCAATGTTTCTTATATAGAGAAAAATAGTTTCTTACCGAACACACAGCCAACTGACCACATATCGACTGGTGTCGAATAGTGTGTGGCGCCAAGCAGCACTTCTGGAGCTCGATACCAAAGAGTGAGGATCTGAAACAGTTTGATTGTAAAATAAAGATGAGGAACTTATGAAAAGTTGCGACTCTTTCAATTCCACAAGAAAATTGCAATTTTTTCCACACAATAAGACCTCGTGGGTGTACTTCTTGAGGGGGATAGTGAAAGCACGACTAAGTCCGAGATCCGCAATTTTTAGCATCATCGTCTTGCGATCCATTAAAAGATTGTGGGGTTTAAGATCTCTGCATAATTAAGCAGCGGATGTTTCAACAAGATCTCATTTTTAACGTACTGAAACAAATAATagctatataatttaattttcctttcAACCTGTGCAAGACTCCATGACCATGACAGAAAGCAATTCCTTTGCAGAGTTGATACATCAAAATCTGAAGGAGGAAACCTTATGAGAATCTAATACAAATATCATACACGGGAATTTCCCAAACATTTAGTCCCCGATCTATAATGGAAACAGAGAAATTCTGCCCCAAAAATCATAAATTGACGTACGATTGACAGGTTTTGAAGAAATTGTCCAAGGGACAGAGAGTAATCATGATGCTCTTCAACAACCTCTTGGTAACGAGGATTTCAACAAATTTTGATGCATCATATTGGGTGgtagaaaaaaaaatcagctcttaaattaatttttacctTGACAGTCATTGCTGGCATCAATTCATGGCTCTGACGAAAACTTCTGATGTACTTCTTAAGATCCGTGTCCATGTACTCAAAGACAAGGTACAAAATGGTTTGCCCCTCCTTATTCTGGTCTTGCTTCAGATCCAAAAGCCTGGAATCGAAGGCCCGAGCAAACAAATCGATGAAAATAGTCCCCCAAaacggattttttttttctccctttcaGATTTGTTCGTTAATTAGATTAAGGAAGAGACACCTGACAACGTGCGGGTCGATGGAGAGCATGCGGAGAAGGGAGACCTCTCGGAGCGTAGTGGGAGGTACGCCCTCGTCGTCCTCAGGGAGGCGGGTCTTCTTGAGGGCGACGATCTTGCCGCTTGCCTTCTCCCGAGCCTTATAGACCTTGCCGTACGTTCCTTCGCCCACCTTCTCAAGCTTCTCGTACGCATCCATCGCCCGACTTTGCTGGCCGTCGACCGTGATCGCCATGCCTACTCTTCGTCTTTTCTTCTTGGAGTAAACTAGGGTTTGTTCATTTTATAATGTCGATCAGAACGAGAAATAGCCGTTGGCTAACGGGCATATCGATATTGAATTTGAAACATTGCAGGGGCCACCTTCCCTAACCtaaattattttgtaaaaagtttttattttaaaataaaaaaatttgtaaaaagtTGTATTTCGAACTATAAAGTCTCATTTAAAATCAGATTTCATTTCCTTCTGGATTTTCGTAATCCtatttaaattctttatttttttacacATAATTATCTGAGAAACTTTAAGaacttttttagaaaaataaaaaatacttatATCTTAAAGTTTTAATCTATTGTTATTTTGATAAATGTTTAATTTACTAAATGTTTAATCTCTAAATAATTTTGgccaaggaaaataaatatttagatttaaatttGTGTGTGAGGATTTAGATTTAACTTTTTAGACTTTGTTTATTTGGgaggaaagaaataaaaactataaaaaagtTTCCATCCTCCGCTTACTGAGGTTGCTTGCGGTCGAAGGCAACGCGATTCTATTATTTCGCTTCCTTCCGTACAgaactttttattttctttgcacCTCTACGTCTGGCATTGGGCAGTTCTCAGGCAATAATtgttctagttatatcatatatttTGTTTCATGTTTTTCTCTAACAATCGTAAAAACAATTTTTATTACGAtctattataaaaaaattcaaagtatAATCTTACATTTAATATGTATTTCTAAATAATCTAATTTTTGAATTATTCAACTATTTAATTTTACCAAGTTCAATATTAACTAAATTAGTCAACAAAATATTATTTGTAACAAGTAATTTTATTGACGGATTTATTagttatattttctttataaaataaattagatTGATATTATTTTGGATAGATTCAATCTACATAGAGATAAGGACGAATACCTTATGACATAATTGAGAAATTCTATGTGACGtattattagtattttttttatttatcatctgTCATAATTGAGAAATTCTATGTGATGtattattagtatttttttatttatcatctgTCTATTATTTAAACAAGATATCATCATCTATTGTTactaataaaataaatgaaatagaagaaatgagagaaagtGAGTAAAAACGTCAGGTAGAAACTACCTTATAAAGAAAggacacttaaaaaaaaaaacagaacaagcggttcccaaaaaaaaaaagatcttcCCTTTATGGGAAAGAAA contains:
- the LOC122029616 gene encoding cyclin-dependent kinase B2-1-like, giving the protein MAITVDGQQSRAMDAYEKLEKVGEGTYGKVYKAREKASGKIVALKKTRLPEDDEGVPPTTLREVSLLRMLSIDPHVVRLLDLKQDQNKEGQTILYLVFEYMDTDLKKYIRSFRQSHELMPAMTVKILMYQLCKGIAFCHGHGVLHRDLKPHNLLMDRKTMMLKIADLGLSRAFTIPLKKYTHEILTLWYRAPEVLLGATHYSTPVDMWSVGCVFAELVTTNPLFPGDSELQQLLHIFRLLGTPSEQLWPGVNKLANWHEYPQWSPKNLSSAVPGLDASGLDLLSKMLLYEPSKRISAKKAMEHPYFDEVDKARY